One genomic segment of Rivularia sp. PCC 7116 includes these proteins:
- a CDS encoding DUF1257 domain-containing protein: MSHFSTLRTKITDSEILKSSLSDLGITVKSEADVRGYNGQRVRADIVAVLEGEYDLGWSRNTDGSFDLIADLWGVAKKHNQTELINSINQKYAVNKTLTEVKQRGLQNANVKLVLQ, from the coding sequence ATGTCTCACTTTAGCACTCTACGTACCAAAATTACCGATTCTGAAATTCTTAAGTCTTCTTTGAGTGACTTAGGTATCACCGTTAAGTCTGAAGCTGATGTTCGTGGTTATAATGGTCAGCGCGTTCGTGCCGACATCGTTGCAGTTTTGGAAGGTGAATATGATTTAGGTTGGTCTCGCAATACCGATGGTTCTTTTGATTTAATTGCGGATCTATGGGGTGTTGCCAAGAAGCACAACCAGACCGAATTAATTAACTCCATCAACCAAAAGTATGCTGTTAATAAGACTTTGACTGAAGTTAAGCAACGCGGCTTGCAAAACGCTAACGTTAAGTTGGTATTGCAATAG
- a CDS encoding glycosyltransferase family 4 protein, which translates to MRIAQISPLWERVPPYRYGGIELIVKLLTDELVRRGHQVTLFASGDSVTPSKLHSVHDRALRLDSSIQEPDIYHQMILADVYQKAYADFDIIHSHIGYASLPYSSFVKTPTVHTLHGAFCSDTIKIHRRFYEQPLISISEAQREPCLDLNYVRTVYNGIDTSVYPFYSTPAQPAYLAFIGRISPQKGAAEAIQIARANNLPLKMAGKVDVVDADYYREQVEPLIDGEQIQYLGEISHEGKVKLLGEAIATLFPINWREPFGLVMIESMATGTPVVAINLGSVPEVVADGKTGFVCDDTDKMIEMVPKATKLDRQTCREYIVSRFSVESMTDEYERAYSMVLNSKQSV; encoded by the coding sequence ATGAGAATTGCTCAAATTTCTCCTTTATGGGAGCGCGTTCCTCCCTACCGCTACGGCGGAATAGAACTGATTGTTAAACTTCTTACTGATGAATTGGTTCGGCGCGGTCATCAAGTAACTTTGTTCGCTTCTGGAGACTCAGTTACTCCTTCAAAGTTGCACTCAGTTCACGATCGCGCCTTACGTCTAGACTCTTCAATTCAAGAGCCAGACATTTATCATCAAATGATTCTCGCTGATGTATATCAAAAGGCATATGCCGATTTTGATATTATTCATTCACACATAGGCTATGCATCTTTGCCCTACAGCAGTTTCGTCAAAACGCCTACCGTGCATACGCTTCATGGTGCATTTTGTTCCGATACGATCAAGATACATCGGCGTTTTTACGAACAGCCTTTAATTAGTATTTCAGAAGCGCAGCGAGAACCTTGTTTGGATTTGAATTATGTTCGTACTGTTTACAACGGTATTGATACATCTGTGTATCCCTTCTACAGCACACCCGCACAACCTGCTTATTTAGCTTTTATAGGTAGAATTTCGCCACAAAAAGGAGCAGCAGAAGCTATACAAATTGCTCGTGCTAATAATTTACCCTTGAAAATGGCTGGAAAAGTTGACGTGGTGGATGCTGATTATTATCGCGAACAAGTCGAACCATTGATTGATGGCGAACAAATTCAATATCTTGGAGAAATTTCCCACGAAGGCAAAGTAAAGCTGTTGGGTGAAGCAATAGCAACTTTATTTCCTATCAATTGGAGAGAGCCTTTTGGTTTAGTAATGATTGAGTCTATGGCTACTGGTACCCCCGTTGTTGCAATAAATTTGGGTTCCGTACCAGAAGTTGTTGCGGATGGAAAAACAGGTTTTGTTTGCGATGACACAGACAAAATGATTGAGATGGTACCAAAAGCTACAAAATTAGACCGCCAAACTTGCCGCGAATACATCGTTAGTCGATTCAGTGTTGAATCTATGACTGATGAGTATGAAAGAGCTTATTCTATGGTTTTGAATTCTAAGCAATCAGTGTAA
- a CDS encoding NAD(P)H-quinone oxidoreductase subunit 4, giving the protein MSEFPWLTSIILLPLVAALVIPLVPDKDGKTVRWFGLGVAMADFALMICAFWQNYDFQNASFQLIEKYAWVPQLGLNWSVAADGLSMPLILLTGLINTLAIFAAWRVTNKPRLFYSLMMVMYAAQVGVFVAQDLLMFFLMWEIELVPVYLLISIWGGPKRRYAATKFIIYTAAASIFILVAAFAMAFSGDTVTFDMTALGMKQYPKTLEMLAYTGFLIAFGVKLPIFPLHTWLPDAHGEASAPGSMILAGVLLKMGGYALIRINMEMLPNAHVVFAPVLIILGVVNIIYGACCAFAQTNLKRRLAYSSIAHMGIVLVGIGSYTEIGMSGAMLQMISHGLIAAALFFLSGVTYERSHTLEMDKMGGMAKVMPRTFALYTAGAMASLALPGMSGFVGELMVFLGISSSDVYSSSFKVVVVLLSAVGVILTPIYLLSLLRQVFYGKQNEELHLDAIVPDVKPRELFIAASLLLPIIGIGLYPKLATQTYDVKTQQLAAHAREALPVIASEQPSSLYSKVISAPTLADSNVAGLVNIAE; this is encoded by the coding sequence ATGAGCGAATTTCCTTGGCTAACTTCTATAATCTTGTTGCCCCTAGTAGCAGCATTGGTCATTCCCCTAGTTCCCGATAAAGATGGCAAAACCGTCCGCTGGTTTGGCTTGGGTGTGGCGATGGCGGACTTTGCATTAATGATTTGTGCCTTTTGGCAGAATTATGATTTTCAGAACGCATCATTCCAACTGATTGAAAAATACGCTTGGGTACCTCAGCTAGGTTTAAATTGGTCTGTGGCAGCTGACGGTTTGTCAATGCCCTTGATTTTATTAACAGGCTTAATTAATACTTTGGCGATTTTTGCGGCTTGGAGAGTCACAAATAAGCCACGTTTATTTTATAGTTTGATGATGGTGATGTACGCTGCTCAGGTTGGCGTATTCGTCGCTCAAGATTTATTAATGTTCTTCTTGATGTGGGAAATTGAGTTGGTTCCCGTATACCTGCTAATTTCCATCTGGGGAGGACCAAAACGTCGCTATGCGGCAACTAAATTTATTATCTATACAGCCGCAGCATCTATATTTATTTTGGTAGCAGCCTTTGCAATGGCATTTTCTGGCGATACCGTAACTTTCGATATGACAGCTTTGGGAATGAAGCAATATCCCAAAACTCTAGAAATGCTTGCTTACACAGGTTTCTTGATTGCCTTCGGTGTAAAATTGCCAATCTTCCCTCTTCACACTTGGCTACCGGATGCTCACGGTGAAGCTTCTGCACCTGGTTCGATGATTTTGGCGGGCGTATTGTTAAAGATGGGTGGTTATGCATTAATTCGCATCAATATGGAAATGCTGCCTAACGCTCACGTTGTTTTTGCTCCCGTACTAATAATTTTGGGTGTAGTTAACATTATTTACGGTGCTTGCTGTGCTTTCGCACAAACCAATTTGAAGCGTCGTTTGGCTTATTCTTCAATCGCTCACATGGGTATCGTGTTAGTCGGAATCGGTTCCTACACCGAAATTGGTATGAGCGGTGCGATGTTACAGATGATTTCCCACGGTTTGATTGCAGCAGCATTATTCTTCCTATCCGGCGTAACTTACGAACGCAGCCACACCTTAGAGATGGATAAAATGGGTGGAATGGCGAAAGTAATGCCTAGAACTTTCGCTTTGTATACCGCTGGTGCAATGGCTTCCTTAGCACTACCAGGAATGAGCGGATTCGTTGGCGAATTGATGGTATTCCTCGGTATTTCCAGCAGCGACGTTTACAGTTCCAGCTTTAAGGTTGTAGTTGTATTGTTAAGTGCTGTAGGCGTAATTTTGACTCCGATTTATCTATTATCTCTATTGAGACAAGTATTCTACGGAAAGCAGAATGAAGAATTACATTTGGATGCAATAGTACCCGATGTAAAACCCCGCGAGCTTTTCATTGCCGCTTCTTTACTACTTCCAATTATCGGTATCGGTTTGTATCCGAAATTGGCAACACAAACTTATGATGTGAAGACGCAGCAATTAGCTGCTCATGCAAGAGAAGCGCTACCTGTAATTGCGTCCGAACAACCATCAAGTTTGTATTCTAAAGTTATTTCCGCACCAACATTAGCAGATTCAAACGTTGCTGGTTTGGTGAATATTGCCGAGTAG
- a CDS encoding DUF2973 domain-containing protein produces MLLQLLYIVAFTILAFIAVANLIRNLIMFSFDRQGNYPARFGRLDRVSVRGNQGNYSLSSRRNFVPHPELLDNSGNIVKEPLLVMRSINVEDARQQLDALYESSPGSKGESEEI; encoded by the coding sequence ATGCTATTACAACTACTTTACATTGTCGCTTTTACTATTCTTGCTTTTATTGCTGTTGCGAATTTGATCCGGAATCTAATCATGTTTAGTTTTGATAGACAAGGAAACTATCCAGCGCGATTTGGGAGACTGGATCGAGTCAGCGTTCGAGGAAATCAAGGTAATTATTCGCTTTCTTCAAGAAGGAATTTCGTACCTCATCCAGAATTATTAGATAATTCCGGCAATATTGTTAAAGAACCTTTATTGGTAATGCGCTCTATTAATGTTGAGGATGCTCGCCAACAGCTTGATGCTCTTTATGAATCATCCCCCGGAAGTAAAGGAGAGTCAGAGGAAATCTAA
- the thrS gene encoding threonine--tRNA ligase, with amino-acid sequence MVKQPISPPESLNQSEEPAKINLPRTSESEDLKKIRHTTSHIMAMAVQKLFPKAQVTIGPWIENGFYYDFENSEPFTEKDLKAIYKQMVKIINRKLPVRREEVSREEAERRIKEINEPYKLEILEDIKEEPITIYHLGDEWWDLCAGPHLENTGELTPKAIELESVAGAYWRGDENKAQLQRIYGTAWENPEQLAEYKRRKEEAMRRDHRKLGKELGLFVFSDLVGPGLPLWTPKGTLLRSLLEDFLKQEQLKRGYLPVVTPHIAKVDLFKKSGHWQKYKEDMFPLMAEDQEAAKLEDGFVMKPMNCPFHIQIYDNELRSYRELPIRLAEFGTVYRYEQSGELGGLTRVRGFTVDDSHLFVTPEQLDEEFLNVVDLILSVFNKLQLKNFRARFSFRDPENKEKYIGSDEAWEKAQGAIRRAVEKLGMEHFEGIGEAAFYGPKLDFIFQDALQREWQLGTVQVDYNLPERFKLEYVAEDGSRQRPIMIHRAPFGSLERLIGILIEEYAGDFPLWLAPVQARLLPVTEVQLDFAKEVAAKMISLGIRAEVDTSGDRLGKLIRNAEKQKIPVMAVVGQKEVESNSLSIRTRASGDLGTMSVSEVLDNMKNAITNYSNF; translated from the coding sequence ATGGTTAAACAGCCGATATCGCCCCCGGAGTCTCTTAATCAATCTGAAGAACCGGCAAAAATTAATTTACCGCGTACCAGCGAGTCTGAGGATTTAAAAAAGATTCGTCATACGACTTCTCACATCATGGCAATGGCGGTACAAAAGCTGTTTCCCAAGGCGCAAGTCACCATTGGTCCGTGGATTGAAAACGGTTTTTACTACGATTTTGAAAATTCAGAACCTTTTACCGAGAAGGATTTGAAAGCCATTTACAAGCAGATGGTGAAAATAATTAATCGTAAATTACCCGTTAGAAGAGAAGAAGTAAGTCGGGAGGAAGCCGAACGTAGAATCAAAGAAATTAACGAACCTTATAAATTAGAAATTCTAGAAGATATTAAAGAAGAACCGATTACTATCTACCACTTAGGGGATGAATGGTGGGATTTATGTGCTGGTCCTCATTTAGAAAATACTGGAGAATTAACGCCCAAAGCGATTGAATTAGAAAGTGTCGCTGGTGCTTATTGGCGCGGAGATGAAAATAAAGCACAGTTACAGCGTATTTATGGTACCGCTTGGGAAAATCCAGAGCAGCTAGCAGAGTATAAGCGACGTAAAGAAGAAGCAATGCGTCGCGACCATCGTAAATTAGGTAAAGAGTTAGGTTTATTTGTATTTTCCGATTTAGTTGGCCCAGGTTTACCCCTGTGGACTCCCAAAGGTACTTTATTAAGAAGTCTATTAGAAGATTTTCTTAAACAAGAACAGTTAAAGCGGGGTTATTTACCTGTAGTAACTCCTCATATTGCCAAAGTTGATTTATTTAAAAAATCCGGACACTGGCAGAAATACAAAGAAGATATGTTCCCCCTGATGGCAGAAGATCAGGAAGCTGCCAAATTAGAAGACGGTTTTGTAATGAAGCCGATGAACTGTCCGTTTCACATTCAAATATACGACAACGAACTGCGTTCCTATCGAGAATTACCAATACGTTTAGCTGAATTCGGTACAGTTTACCGCTACGAACAATCTGGAGAATTAGGGGGATTAACAAGAGTAAGAGGTTTTACTGTAGATGATTCTCACTTATTCGTAACTCCCGAACAATTAGACGAAGAATTTCTCAACGTTGTAGATTTGATTTTGTCAGTTTTTAATAAATTGCAACTAAAGAATTTTAGAGCCAGATTCAGTTTCCGCGACCCAGAAAACAAAGAAAAATATATTGGTTCAGATGAAGCTTGGGAAAAAGCTCAAGGTGCGATTCGTAGGGCTGTTGAAAAGCTAGGAATGGAGCATTTTGAAGGAATAGGTGAAGCTGCTTTTTACGGCCCAAAATTAGACTTTATTTTTCAAGATGCGCTGCAAAGAGAATGGCAGTTGGGAACTGTACAAGTTGACTATAATTTACCCGAACGCTTCAAACTAGAATACGTTGCTGAAGATGGTTCTCGTCAACGTCCAATAATGATTCACCGTGCGCCCTTCGGTTCTTTAGAAAGATTAATTGGTATTTTAATCGAAGAATATGCAGGTGATTTTCCTTTATGGTTAGCACCAGTACAAGCAAGATTATTACCAGTTACAGAAGTCCAATTAGATTTCGCTAAAGAAGTCGCAGCCAAAATGATTTCGTTAGGTATTCGTGCCGAAGTTGATACTAGTGGCGATAGACTTGGTAAACTAATACGTAATGCCGAAAAACAGAAAATTCCCGTAATGGCTGTAGTGGGACAAAAAGAAGTAGAATCCAATTCTTTAAGTATTCGTACCCGTGCTTCCGGGGATTTAGGAACTATGTCCGTATCCGAAGTACTGGACAATATGAAGAATGCTATTACCAATTACAGCAACTTTTAG
- a CDS encoding amylo-alpha-1,6-glucosidase, with translation MTPDTLMTPEKITLDGKTFVPADQIPIPEWPCVLSERPQASLTIKDDDLFLVTDTLGNIAGCSLNDINPSMGLFCCDTRFLSRLDFQIEGRSPILLSSTADKGFSLSVLCTNPRIEDRLQADTVGIRRELVLNGALFEEIEISNYSTTTVSFEISISFDADYVDLFEVRGFSRDERGRLLRLVEPKSEETVNSEAAIAKGEDSEAKEEALTLAYQGLDNMIMESRIHFQHRQPDYFKGYTAVWQLELGSHETQKLGYRINMFTNNKPSSTVSAPVTLVQARSAEMMEEQDWVQKITQIRSDKGTFDRVIERSEQDMYLLRQSFGKSMTVSAGVPWFSTLFGRDSLITAYQTLMLNPEIAKETLGLLARYQGKVEDDWREEEPGKILHELRFGELARTQEIPHTPYYGTVDATPLWLMLYAEYYAWTHDGETLEQLWPNALAAMDWIDRNLKETGYLSYIRKSKRGLLNQGWKDSGDCIVDRKGELANGPITLCEVQAYVYSAKMRLAEIARMKKRLDLADRWQEDAKNLKARFNKDFWIEDQDFCALSLDGEGSQVDSITSNPGHCLQLGIFTPENAYSVAERLRAPDMFNGWGIRTLSSLSPAYNPMGYHVGSVWPHDNAIIAMGLRSLGLVDQALEIFQGLFDMTSMQPYQRPPELFCGYERNGDEAPVRYPVACTPQAWATGSIFQLLQMMVNLVPDAPNNCLRIIDPALPESINSLSLHNLRVGPTILDLEFERSGSTTACRVAKKRGNLRVVIEA, from the coding sequence ATGACACCGGATACCTTAATGACACCGGAAAAAATTACACTAGACGGAAAAACTTTTGTTCCTGCCGACCAAATTCCCATACCAGAGTGGCCTTGTGTTTTAAGCGAAAGGCCACAAGCATCTTTAACTATAAAAGATGATGATTTGTTTTTGGTAACAGATACTTTGGGTAATATTGCTGGTTGTTCGCTCAATGATATCAACCCTAGTATGGGTTTATTTTGCTGCGATACGCGATTTCTAAGCCGATTAGATTTTCAAATTGAAGGGCGATCGCCAATTTTGCTTAGTAGTACCGCGGATAAAGGGTTTTCACTTTCGGTGTTATGTACGAATCCCAGAATTGAAGATCGTCTTCAAGCAGATACGGTCGGAATTCGTAGGGAACTAGTACTTAATGGTGCCTTATTTGAAGAGATAGAAATATCTAACTACAGTACGACTACTGTCAGCTTTGAAATAAGTATTAGCTTCGATGCAGATTATGTCGATTTATTTGAAGTCCGTGGTTTTAGTAGGGATGAACGCGGTAGACTTTTGCGTTTAGTAGAGCCTAAATCGGAAGAAACTGTCAATAGCGAGGCAGCAATAGCAAAAGGTGAAGATTCGGAAGCTAAGGAAGAAGCCCTAACCCTTGCTTATCAAGGTTTAGATAATATGATCATGGAATCGCGCATCCATTTTCAGCATCGTCAACCTGATTATTTTAAAGGTTATACAGCCGTTTGGCAGTTGGAGCTAGGCAGTCACGAAACCCAAAAGCTGGGTTATCGGATTAATATGTTTACCAATAATAAGCCTAGCTCCACAGTTAGCGCTCCTGTAACTTTGGTTCAGGCTAGATCTGCTGAGATGATGGAGGAGCAGGATTGGGTACAAAAGATTACTCAAATTCGCTCGGACAAAGGTACTTTTGATCGAGTTATCGAGCGAAGCGAACAAGACATGTATTTGTTGCGGCAGTCTTTTGGTAAGTCGATGACTGTTTCTGCTGGAGTACCTTGGTTTTCGACTTTGTTTGGCAGAGATTCATTGATTACTGCTTACCAAACGTTAATGCTCAATCCAGAAATAGCCAAGGAGACTTTAGGTTTACTTGCTCGCTATCAAGGCAAAGTCGAAGATGATTGGCGCGAAGAAGAACCAGGAAAAATTCTTCATGAATTGCGCTTTGGAGAATTAGCTCGTACTCAAGAAATTCCCCATACGCCTTACTACGGTACGGTTGATGCTACTCCTTTATGGTTAATGCTATATGCCGAGTACTATGCCTGGACTCACGATGGTGAAACTTTAGAGCAACTTTGGCCAAATGCTTTAGCTGCAATGGATTGGATCGACCGTAATTTAAAAGAAACGGGCTACCTCAGCTATATTCGGAAATCTAAGCGTGGTTTGCTTAACCAAGGTTGGAAAGATTCTGGAGACTGTATTGTAGATCGTAAAGGTGAATTAGCTAACGGTCCGATTACTCTTTGTGAAGTTCAAGCATATGTTTATTCAGCTAAAATGCGCCTTGCTGAAATTGCTCGGATGAAGAAGCGGCTTGATTTAGCAGATCGTTGGCAGGAAGACGCTAAAAATTTGAAAGCTCGTTTTAATAAAGATTTTTGGATTGAAGACCAAGATTTCTGTGCTTTGTCTTTAGATGGTGAAGGCTCTCAAGTAGACAGCATTACCTCTAACCCAGGTCACTGCTTGCAGTTGGGTATTTTTACTCCTGAAAATGCTTATAGTGTGGCGGAAAGATTGCGGGCACCCGACATGTTTAATGGTTGGGGTATTCGTACTTTGAGCAGTTTGTCTCCAGCTTACAATCCGATGGGCTACCATGTAGGTTCAGTATGGCCTCATGATAATGCAATTATCGCAATGGGATTGCGCTCTCTTGGTTTAGTCGATCAAGCTTTGGAAATTTTCCAGGGTTTATTTGATATGACTTCTATGCAGCCTTATCAACGTCCACCAGAACTATTTTGCGGCTACGAGCGTAATGGTGATGAGGCTCCTGTTAGATATCCTGTTGCTTGTACTCCTCAAGCCTGGGCTACTGGTTCTATTTTTCAGCTATTGCAAATGATGGTTAATTTAGTTCCCGATGCGCCTAATAATTGTCTAAGAATTATCGATCCAGCGCTACCCGAATCTATCAATAGTCTTTCTCTTCATAACTTACGAGTTGGTCCGACAATTCTTGATTTAGAATTTGAGCGTTCTGGCAGTACCACTGCCTGTCGCGTTGCTAAGAAGCGTGGAAACCTCCGCGTTGTTATCGAAGCATAA
- a CDS encoding AAA family ATPase, translating into MQEELKILVQAQYPLIYLVTSEEERAEQAIYSIAQRQQPQRRLYVWTVTHGIVEYGQGRSVTQHNTVSPEAAIEWIIRQKEPGIFILKDLHPFIDAPATTRSLRDAIASFKGTQKNIVLMSPVQQVPIELEKEVVVLDFPLPNMSDLNKVLDSHLGQQNARRLTTEAREKLLRAALGLTRDEAEKVYRKAQVTKRQLTEKEVDIVLSEKKQLIRRNGILEYIEEDETIEAVGGLEELKKWLTQRSDAFTEKAREYGLPQPKGMLILGVPGCGKSLIAKTTSKLWGLPILRLDMGRVYDGSMVGRSEANLRNALKTAESISPAILFIDELDKSFAGSSGSGDSDGGTSSRIFGSFLTWMQEKKSPVFVMATANRVERLPGEFLRKGRFDEIFFVDLPTSQERQDIFTIHLNKRRKDITRFDLEQLSKMSDGFSGAEIEQAIVAAMYEAFAQDREFTQLDIIAALKATLPLSRTMQEQVTALRDWARQRARPAAASVAEYQRMEF; encoded by the coding sequence ATGCAAGAAGAACTCAAAATACTGGTTCAAGCTCAATATCCCTTAATCTACCTTGTGACCTCCGAGGAAGAGCGGGCAGAGCAAGCAATTTATTCTATCGCTCAAAGACAGCAGCCGCAGCGTCGATTGTATGTATGGACTGTAACCCACGGGATTGTGGAGTATGGTCAAGGTCGGAGCGTAACTCAACACAATACCGTTTCTCCTGAAGCGGCAATTGAGTGGATTATCCGTCAGAAAGAACCTGGTATATTTATTCTAAAAGATTTACACCCGTTTATTGACGCACCAGCAACAACTAGATCTTTACGAGATGCGATCGCCAGCTTTAAAGGTACTCAAAAGAATATAGTTTTGATGTCACCGGTGCAGCAGGTTCCTATCGAGTTGGAAAAAGAAGTGGTTGTGCTTGATTTCCCACTTCCAAATATGTCCGATCTAAACAAAGTTTTAGATAGTCATTTGGGTCAGCAAAATGCGCGGCGATTAACAACTGAAGCACGGGAAAAGTTATTGAGAGCGGCTTTAGGATTAACCAGAGATGAAGCTGAAAAAGTATACCGCAAAGCTCAAGTTACGAAGCGGCAGTTAACCGAAAAAGAAGTAGATATCGTTTTATCCGAAAAGAAGCAGCTTATCCGACGCAATGGAATATTAGAATACATTGAAGAAGATGAAACAATTGAAGCTGTTGGTGGTTTAGAAGAGTTGAAAAAGTGGCTTACGCAGCGTTCTGATGCTTTCACAGAAAAAGCAAGGGAATATGGTTTACCGCAACCGAAAGGAATGTTAATTCTGGGGGTTCCGGGCTGTGGAAAGTCTTTAATAGCAAAAACCACTTCAAAACTATGGGGATTGCCGATTTTACGCTTGGATATGGGGCGAGTCTACGATGGCTCAATGGTAGGGAGAAGTGAAGCCAATTTGCGTAATGCCTTAAAAACAGCGGAATCTATTTCTCCGGCGATATTGTTTATTGATGAATTAGATAAATCTTTTGCTGGTAGCTCTGGTTCTGGCGACTCTGATGGAGGAACTTCCAGCCGCATTTTTGGGTCTTTCCTAACCTGGATGCAGGAGAAGAAATCACCCGTATTCGTGATGGCAACTGCCAATCGGGTTGAACGCCTGCCAGGAGAATTTTTAAGGAAAGGTCGGTTTGACGAAATTTTCTTCGTGGATCTGCCTACATCTCAGGAAAGGCAAGATATTTTCACGATTCACTTGAATAAGCGCCGTAAAGACATCACAAGATTCGATTTGGAACAGTTATCCAAGATGTCTGATGGCTTTTCTGGAGCAGAAATTGAACAAGCGATAGTGGCAGCAATGTACGAAGCTTTTGCCCAAGATCGTGAGTTCACTCAACTAGATATTATTGCTGCACTCAAAGCGACTTTACCGCTGTCTCGAACGATGCAAGAACAAGTTACTGCGCTTCGAGACTGGGCGAGACAGCGAGCACGTCCAGCAGCAGCCTCCGTAGCTGAGTATCAGCGAATGGAGTTCTAA
- the thrB gene encoding homoserine kinase, producing the protein MSAVSSVCVTVPATTANLGPGFDCIGAALTLYNEFKFTREEVNTSQKLIITVTGTEAARVTTDETNLVYQAFVKFFEHIEQKPLPVKIEINLGVPLARGLGSSATAIIGGLIGANVLAGEVLTLDKVVELAITIEGHPDNVVPALFGGCRLAATSDTGWEICDIPWCKDVVPVLAIPDFELSTSEARQVLPAQVSRGDAIFNAAHLGLLLRGLETGNQNWLQAALQDKLHQPYRKKLINNYDLISAAALSAGAYGMVISGAGPTLLALTNTANSQAVATAMVSEWENKGVKAQVQTLQIDREGARSVVQG; encoded by the coding sequence ATGTCTGCTGTGTCTTCTGTCTGCGTAACCGTTCCTGCCACAACTGCGAATTTAGGCCCTGGCTTCGATTGTATTGGTGCTGCTTTAACGCTTTATAACGAGTTCAAGTTTACTCGGGAAGAAGTAAATACAAGTCAAAAGTTAATTATTACCGTTACCGGGACTGAAGCAGCACGAGTAACAACCGATGAAACCAATCTTGTATATCAAGCATTCGTCAAATTCTTTGAGCACATTGAACAAAAACCATTACCAGTCAAAATTGAGATTAACTTAGGGGTTCCATTAGCGCGGGGTTTAGGTAGTTCTGCAACGGCTATTATCGGTGGGTTAATCGGCGCAAATGTATTAGCAGGTGAAGTTTTAACACTAGATAAAGTAGTGGAATTAGCCATCACGATCGAAGGACACCCTGATAACGTGGTACCCGCGCTTTTTGGTGGATGCCGTTTGGCTGCTACAAGCGATACGGGATGGGAAATTTGTGATATACCCTGGTGTAAAGATGTCGTACCGGTATTAGCAATTCCAGATTTTGAACTTTCAACCAGTGAAGCGCGACAAGTATTACCTGCTCAAGTAAGTCGTGGAGATGCGATTTTCAATGCAGCACATCTAGGATTGCTGCTCCGTGGACTGGAAACTGGTAATCAAAATTGGTTGCAGGCTGCTTTACAAGATAAGTTACATCAGCCCTACAGAAAAAAACTGATTAATAATTACGATCTGATAAGCGCCGCAGCTTTGTCAGCCGGTGCTTACGGTATGGTAATCAGTGGTGCCGGACCAACATTACTTGCATTAACTAATACTGCTAATTCTCAAGCTGTAGCGACAGCGATGGTTTCCGAATGGGAGAATAAAGGAGTTAAAGCACAAGTACAAACGCTCCAAATTGATCGTGAAGGAGCAAGAAGCGTCGTTCAAGGATAA
- a CDS encoding type II toxin-antitoxin system RelE/ParE family toxin has protein sequence MAYQVVWSPKALDDVEAIAVYISRDSASYAAAVIKKILDVTRSLDRCPTSGEVVPEFDDDSIRQQFAYMYRIIYRIKDKTVTIATVTYKKKLLEEFGEE, from the coding sequence ATGGCTTATCAAGTAGTATGGTCACCTAAAGCTTTAGATGATGTAGAAGCAATTGCTGTATATATCTCTCGCGATTCTGCTTCCTATGCTGCTGCGGTAATTAAGAAAATACTTGATGTGACTCGTAGTTTGGATCGCTGTCCTACTTCTGGTGAAGTTGTACCAGAATTTGATGATGATAGCATCAGACAACAGTTTGCCTACATGTATCGAATTATCTACCGTATCAAGGACAAGACAGTTACTATTGCCACGGTAACTTACAAAAAGAAACTGCTGGAGGAATTTGGCGAAGAGTAA